One segment of Polyodon spathula isolate WHYD16114869_AA chromosome 20, ASM1765450v1, whole genome shotgun sequence DNA contains the following:
- the LOC121295212 gene encoding proto-oncogene DBL-like, producing the protein MDSDPSTSGDRGQDLGALPHDLVRISETEMESYYSLLQVGSELQATLQRVDIPMRLQDISEHMEKQIAYLSGGRGEGSAVVITLPECSSFNEVPEDALTKVLTYLTMIPRKREPEIKFILLLDRRMDTWASIKAALCRIAASFPGNLHLVLVLRPTSFFQRTVTDIGFRFSQEDFMLKMPVVMLSSVTELLRYIDENQLTPEFGGTLEYCHSDWVVLRTAIESFAVTVKEIAQMLQAFGTELAETELPDDIISIEYLLIANTDRYKQLKEDMHSVMREGRHLLSSLEESASAEVESEQEWDVSQDWHMVHRLLAQLHDMGTAFDGFWEKHQLKLKQYLQLWEFEQHFHEMETSLQQLSAQEREVPGAGETVAQTEHLIHDVDTLEGRAQEEMGRAQTVILQGHQLAASHHYALALLCQRCNELRHLSDVLTANLRAKRESLARSRELLSCLEEALCWCDKGAYLLANQQVDRFQTKEGAQGALRQIERFQEGSPPPLSAGAEAMREEYQSILTPQLLEKIDTAHEKVVAVRGMFQNRQACLQKLTDKQVRPVQLVAPRPENPPRSKSPLFSPKHGVDFNSSLKFSFDLSLPRKRASRKSPNSRKIEVMHDYQETRSSLSFSSEGEDSPDLLRCLVMKELIETERVYVDELLSVLLGYRAEMDNPALSVLMPPVLRSKKAVLFGNMTEIYSFHSRVFLQELEGCLETPERVGVCFLERKENFQMYEQYCQNKPRSESLWRQCSDCAFFQECQRKLDHKLGLDSYLLKPVQRLTKYQLLLKELLKYSTNCNGSKELEGALTAMLDLLKSVNDSMHQIAITGYEGELSDLGRVLMQGSFSVWISHKKGPTKMKELARFKPMQRHLFLHERALLFCKRREEHGEGYDKTPSYSFKHCLKMSAVGITENVKGDIKKFEIWYSSREEVYMVQAPSVEVKLAWLSEIRKVLTNQQKLLREDTLLPSPATDLMQLSPPLCNSKLQRASFSSEENESGRTSPVMLDALVFSPQNQQNRKSWPGASHSVDICEGLEDWSGTSDLSNPSDTEEEDGAPLSPGRYKAVADCRRCGPDDLVIKSGDVIKLLQEDREGQWLVKNLNRKKEGWIPISSLQLVLGESRAHSGRLADPGNLETRKLSSP; encoded by the exons ATGGATTCTGATCCCAGCACTTCCGGCGATAGAGGACAGGACTTGGGAGCACTGCCGCATGATCTGGTACGGATCTCGGAGACGGAAATGGAGAGTTACTACAGCCTGCTGCAGGTGGGCTCGGAGCTGCAAGCTACATTGCAGA GAGTTGACATTCCGATGAGGTTGCAGGACATCTCTGAGCACATGGAGAAGCAAATTGCATACCTGTCAG GTGGCCGGGGAGAGGGCTCTGCTGTTGTCATCACCCTCCCAGAGTGCTCCAGTTTTAACGAGGTTCCGGAAGATGCACTCACTAAAGTGTTGACCTACTTAACCATGATTCCACG aaaacgTGAACCCGAAATTAAATTTATTCTTCTTCTGGACCGGAGGATGGACACCTGGGCTTCAATTAAAGCGGCTCTCTGCAGGATAGCG GCCTCCTTCCCAGGAAACCTGCACCTGGTCCTGGTTCTGCGTCCCACCAGCTTCTTCCAGCGGACTGTCACTGACATCGGCTTCCGCTTCAGCCAAGAGGACTTCATGCTTAAAATGCCA GTGGTCATGCTGAGCTCTGTGACCGAGCTGCTGCGCTACATCGATGAGAATCAGCTCACCCCAGAGTTCGGAGGCACCCTGGAGTACTGCCACAGCGACTGGGTCGTCCTGCGCACG GCCATCGAGAGCTTTGCAGTGACTGTGAAGGAGATTGCTCAGATGCTCCAGGCATTCGGCACGGAGCTGGCTGAGACTGAGCTGCCCGATGACATCATCTCCATCGAGTACCTGCTGATCGCTAACACCGACAGGTACAAGCAGCTGAAG GAAGACATGCACTCAGTGATGAGGGAGGGCAGGCACCTGCTGTCGAGTCTGGAGGAGTCTGCGAGTGCCGAGGTGGAGTCTGAGCAGGAATGGGACGTGAGTCAGGACTGGCACATGGTGCACAG GCTGCTGGCTCAGCTTCACGACATGGGAACTGCGTTCGACGGGTTCTGGGAGAAGCACCAGCTCAAACTGAAGCAATACCTCCAGCTCTGGGAGTTTGAGCAACACTTCCACGAG ATGGAGACGTCCCTACAGCAGCTGTCTGCTCAGGAGCGAGAGGTACCCGGGGCGGGAGAGACTGTCGCTCAGACAGAGCATCTCATCCACGATGTGGACACACTGGAGGGGAGAGCTCAG GAGGAGATGGGCCGGGCTCAGACAGTGATCCTGCAGGGGCACCAGCTGGCTGCCAGCCACCACTATGCCCTGGCGCTCTTATGCCAGCGCTGCAATGAGCTGCGGCACCTCTCGGACGTGCTGACTGCCAACCTGCGGGCCAAGAGGGAATCCCTCGCCCGCTCCAGAGAGCTGCTGTCCTGCCTAGAGGAG gCGCTGTGCTGGTGTGACAAGGGTGCCTACCTCCTGGCCAATCAGCAAGTGGATCGGTTCCAGACAAAGGAGGGGGCGCAGGGGGCTCTGCGGCAGATCGAGAGGTTCCAAGAGGGGAGCCCCCCTCCCCTGAGTGCCGGGGCCGAGGCCATGAGGGAGGAGTACCAGTCCATCCTCACCCCACAGCTCCTG GAAAAGATAGACACAGCTCACGAGAAGGTGGTGGCGGTACGTGGAATGTTCCAGAACCGACAGGCCTGTCTCCAGAAGCTGACGGACAAGCAGGTCCGGCCCGTCCAGCTGGTGGCTCCCAGACCCGAGAACCCGCCCCGCTCCAAATCCCCGCTCTTCTCCCCCAAACACG GTGTGGATTTCAACTCCAGTCTGAAGTTCTCGTTTGACCTGTCTCTGCCCAGAAAGAGAGCCTCCAGGAAGAGCCCTAACTCCAGGAAG ATTGAGGTGATGCATGACTACCAGGAGACACGcagctctctctctttcagctCAGAGGGAGAGGACAGCCCTGACCTGCTCAGATG CCTCGTGATGAAGGAGTTGATTGAGACGGAGCGTGTCTATGTGGACGAGTTGCTTTCTGTGCTGCTG GGTTACCGGGCGGAAATGGACAATCCTGCCCTGTCCGTCCTCATGCCCCCTGTCCTGCGCAGTAAGAAGGCCGTCCTCTTCGGTAACATGACCGAAATATACAGCTTTCACAGCAG GGTGTTCCTGCAGGAGCTTGAGGGCTGTCTGGAGACCCCCGAGAGGGTGGGAGTCTGTTTTCTTGAGAGG AAGGAGAACTTCCAGATGTACGAGCAGTACTGTCAGAACAAGCCTCGCTCCGAGTCTCTGTGGAGGCAGTGCTCCGACTGCGCCTTCTTCCAG GAATGCCAGAGGAAGCTTGACCACAAGCTGGGTTTGGACTCCTACCTACTGAAGCCAGTCCAGAGGCTTACCAAGTACCAGCTCTTACTAAAG GAGCTGCTAAAGTACAGCACCAACTGCAATGGCTCTAAGGAGCTGGAGGGGGCGCTCACAGCCATGCTGGACCTGCTCAAGTCCGTCAATGACTCCATGCACCAGATCGCCATCACTGGATACGAG GGGGAGCTGAGTGACCTGGGCCGGGTGCTGATGCAAGGCTCCTTCAGCGTGTGGATCAGTCACAAGAAGGGTCCCACTAAGATGAAAGAGCTGGCCCGCTTTAAGCCCATGCAGAGGCACCTGTTCCTGCACGAGCGCGCGCTGCTCTTCTGTAAGAGGAGGGAGGAGCACGGAGAGGGCTACGACAAGACGCCCTCCTACAGCTTCAAACACTGCCTCAAG ATGAGTGCTGTGGGGATCACCGAAAACGTGAAGGGGGACATCAAGAAATTTGAGATCTGGTACAGCAGCCGGGAGGAGGTGTATATGGTGCAG GCTCCCTCTGTGGAAGTGAAGCTGGCCTGGCTCAGTGAGATTCGGAAAGTGCTAACCAATCAGCAGAAACTTCTACGAG AGGACACCCTCCTTCCCAGTCCAGCCACAGACCTGATGCAGCTCTCCCCACCGCTGTGTAACAG TAAGCTGCAGAGGGCGTCGTTCAGCTCAGAGGAGAACGAGTCGGGCCGGACCAGCCCGGTCATGCTGGACGCTCTTGTCTTCTCGCCACAGAACCAGCAGAACCGCAAGA GCTGGCCCGGAGCCTCTCACTCGGTGGATATCTGCGAGGGTCTGGAGGACTGGAGCGGCACCAGTGACCTCTCCAACCCCTCAGACACTGAGGAGGAGGACGGGGCCCCCCTG tcCCCTGGCAGGTACAAGGCTGTAGCAGACTGTAGGAGGTGTGGGCCTGACGACCTGGTAATAAAGAGTGGAGATGTGATCAAGCTCCTTCAGGAGGACAGGGAAGGGCAGTG GCTGGTGAAGAATCTGAACCGCAAGAAAGAGGGCTGGATCCCCATCAGCAGCCTGCAGCTGGTGCTCGGAGAGAGCAGGGCACACTCTGGAAGACTGGCGG ATCCTGGGAATCTAGAAACAAGAAAACTGAGCTCTCCGTAA